AAAtttggctcatttatgtcattatcGTTTGAGAAAAAGttcatctatgccattattttttaactccgaTTTTGCAAAAATGCTCAAACAACTTTTAGCACTTTTTTATTGgaattttgaatcaaatatgctctttttgcttctttttcttCGAGAACACATGGAGAACATCAAGAactccaaattttcaacttgtttaatttttcacgaaatcatctcaaatttcaataataGCATCCCTCcgagctagatatcaaaattcaatatctTTAGAGCACGAATTCAATCTAACCTAACCCAACAAgacacacttaaaatttcttcaaagttttaaaattttagccTTCTTTAATGCTGAAATTTTCGCCACAATtccaaattacttgaaattttaaacatagactcaaaaagTACTATGTTAAAGTTCACTAtgtctatgttcaaaatttcaagtaatttagaGTTGTGGAAAAATTCTATCATAATTAAAGGtttgaaactttgaaaaattttaaatgTGTCTTGTTGGGTTAAGTTGAATTCGAGCTTAAAAGATATTGAGTTATCTAGCTCGgagggatgctactattgaaatttgaggtgattttgtGAAAAAGTTGGAAATTTAGAGTTTTTGGTATTGTGTTCTTGAAGATGGAGAGGCAAAAAATTgtacatttgattcaaaactccaatagaaaagtgttaaaagttgtttgagTTGGTTTTGCAAAattggagttaaaaaataatgttataGATGAGCCAAATTTTTAACGGATGGCATAAATAATCTCTCTCTCAAAATTCGATGGCATACTTCAGCctttttccttaaaaataatatagctAGTTATAGTTTCAAGATTTATATAGCAACATACTCCGTGTAGTTCCATGAATGGAAACTTCCAAATTTATATGGTgaaaaaaattactaaattataatatttgattgaaaaaaatatatatatatatttgaaattttaagtgaaatatCTGATTTAAgacaaatattttagatttGGTTGCCAAATTAAATACGACCTAAATGGAAACAACCACCTAAATGTACTTCCTATTGAATAAGGAAATCAATTAAAACATTCAAAATCCCTCACTCAATACTCAAATTTAGCTAAtcatttaataatttttcattacAATTACGTAATTAGAGAGTAAATGAAATTAGGTGGAGCACATTTGCGAACACTCCAAAATAAGCAGAatagtcaaatatttttggatttatTCCTCAATATGCTATCGTCTTttgatagaaaatattttatttttaaattaaaaccCTTCGGCATGAATTTGAATTAATCAATATCGAATCGTGAAAAAATTATTGAGTTATACAAATATCCTTATTCtagattatatttttaaaatttacccCTATTTTAAAAGATTGTGCAAACATAGCTCTTGTAatctatatataaatataaagcTAAAAATGATCAAGGTGATGTTGCATGCCTAATTCGCCAGCATTGATATTTGTCTTTTTTCtcagattttgaattttttccaCATTTTTTGTACTAAaatctttcaaaaaaaattaatatctctttgttattattattcgaCTTTATTACCTTTCTTAATATATCTCTcctattaaatatatatgtttaagtCTTCCTTCCTAATGGAAGAGTGCTCTTAACGGTCAACGTGAATTATGTTACATCATGAGGTAATTAGTGTACGTACATCataacaaataattttatttatcttcttcttctttttaaattttttattttaaaaaatcatctcCATAACTTACCCCTTTTCATTTTCCTAACGTCTATCTTTAATTAGTATTAGTAATTAGTAATATCTATAATTcacattaaattattttaaatgtaccgcttcattttctttcttccaCCTCTTCCCTATTAACTAATACAAATACATCACCTAGCTTATGCCTAAATTTTATATAAGTAATGTATTTAGTAACGTTACTCTGCTCAGCttcatttttcaaatttcttgtTTCTTTATGATAGGAAGGTAGAGTTTAAGAATATAATTAATGTACAATTAGTGATGGAAAACGTTCATTTCCACTCAAGTTACAGAATGGATTCTTAGCATTTTAATAATGTTTTGATCAGCTTTCTCTCAAGGCAAGTGATTCCAGTTTTCTCTACTTCGAAGATGATTACTTTTGTAATTTTCTAACAAATAGTTTAAACAATATATGTgcatatttttatttgatttttttcccGAATTTAGTTGGAATAAATTCAAGTATTGGAAGGCTATAGGCAACAACAAGGCGTTAAATCATGGATTCATCAATCAATGGTCTTGTAGTTGCAAAATACTGAATTACTTATCATATATTGAATTATCATTACCATAATTTGAGTTTGTCTAACTAGGAACATTTGCAAAGAGCTTATACgcaagtattttctctttttgaaattttgatgaaactgAATTTTACATATTAAGTTCATGTCACGTTAGGaagatatattattatttaatcaAATTAATCGGTACGACGATATTCATTTCTTATATTCCacccttttatttgatttatttttttgaatctcAAAAGTAGATGTCATTTAATcgacaaaaaaaatgaagagcaaatctcaatttaatatttttggagTTACTCATTTTAACTCATAGTTTTAGTTTAAATTGAAATCTATCACTAGGTCACATGAGATATTGATTTGATTAGCTCTTGAAGTTCTGGTGACTTGGCACATGCGATCAATAATTAGTAAGGGCATAGTGAGCCAATTTGCACTTTAGACTTTAATTTGCTAACAAAAGCGAAATGAGGAGATTCAATTTTACGTAATGGATGTGTTGTAACTATTTAAGTGCTTCAtggtacaattttttttttaattaaatagtgcTTCATGGTACAATTAAACTCTCTTcatgtatatttttaatgaattagTCTAAGAGTTGTTTCGGcttttagtttaatttttttatttaaaaaaaattataagttttgaaaaataaatataggttgaaatgaaaaaagaattaaagaaaattttagattttaaaatatactttgtgattatttatatatttgggttatcgaaaaaaattgagatttttgatgACCGCACAAGGCGCGAACAAGTTCACTGCTTACTAAATAATTCTAAAGCCCCATTCACCCTTGATACTTCAgtaaatcttttaaaataaaaggtGCTACTTTAGCCATAGTTATAACTATATTAGCCCCACTAATATCTATTAATAAagtaaaattcaaattaaaaaaatatcaataacgATGACTTTCTATGTTTTATGGATTCAATCAgctaaattttatcaaaattctcaatCAGTATCAACAAGATAATGTCATCGCTTAGTTTTAATgtcttttagtttttttaaattacaatatcaaaAAAGGATATTGCAGATCCTAAAAATAAATACGATctcttttaaaacaaaaaaaccaCTGAAAACATACAGAACTATAACATATTTAACGTTGTctcataaaaattttaatttgcttaaaaattattttagaccGTGATCTAAAATGTACATAAATTACCTGAGAAACAAAAAAGAGAATCCTTTCCTATATAATTAtccaaataaaaacaaaaatttcCGTAAAAACAAAAGGAATATTAGTCAACTGTtcaattcatatagataatctGGTCCGCGAAACATCAGATAGAACCCAAATTTCTATAAAATATTCTAACCACAACGGTGCCACTAACCACTGAATCCCCTTCCGACGACTCTCACTTCTTACATACAAATACTTTGATGTATTTtccataataataatcaaagatCACCAAGATCCAAACTTTTTTGCATCTTGGGCTTAAATCTTAAACACCCATTTCtacattttcattttttgttgttgtttaatGTTTGTGTAATCTTTACTTCATGttatagaaaaaagaaagacaaaaaaaGGGGATATTTTGTCTTGAAAGATGGCGGGTCGTAGGGAAAAGTATGGTCAATCTATAAGAGGATCTCGAATTGCTGGAGCAATTGCAATCGGAGTTTTCTTGGGATGTGTGTTTGCTTTCTTGTATCCTAATGGATTTTTCTCTCCCGATCCACGCTCTCAAAGTCGCCCTCTTTCTAAATCTAATCTTCAGGTGAGTCTTTCAGGTAATTTGGCTTACTTGTGTATCTATTCTTCTTGATATAGGAGATGGGGTTGTGATAGAATTGTGTTTCTTACTTGTATTGACCTCTGAATTTAAGGCAGTTACTAGACTCAGAGCAAAATTAGGGGTAAGCTTTGTGTACGTTCTACTTTCCCCAGACTCCACTTGTGTAATTACattgtatgttgttgttgttggtaaggtctgtgtacatgCTACCCCTATGagactccacttgtgggattatatTGGGTGTATTGTTGTACTAGACTAAGTAAGAGCATCTAAGTAAGAACAAATGTAGCTTTAGGTCTGTGTACATTCTACCGGACCCCGCTTGTGGGATTAcaatgagtatgttgttgtagtACTAGACTAAGTAAGAACAAATGTAGGGTAAGGTCTATGTTCATCCTACCCTCTGTGGACTCCGCTTGTGGGATTACAGtgggtgtgttgttgttgttgttcgtGTTATTGTTGTATTGGAGCAAGTAAGACTGTAAGAGGTTAGGTGAGTTTTGTTTTTTCTTGAGGTTAATTAATGTAGTTGTTTCTTAGAGTTGTAAATTTGTTACTTTGTCTTTTGTTAGATGGCATGTGTATATCCCATTTATATATAAAAGGACAAACATTGATTATGGTTGTCGTTTTTATGTTGGGACTTGATATAACGTGTGGATGTTGCTTGATCAGTGTTGAATTGTTTTTATAGCTCCTTAATTTAGAGTTTCGATTTGATTTCTAGGTTGACTCATCCAATTGTGAATCCACGGAGGGGGTAAACATGATGAAATCTGAAAATAGGAAGTTGGCTGAGAAGAATGCAGAGTTGCAAAAGCAGGTGAGAGAGCTAAATCAAAAGCTTCAGGTGGCTCAGCAGGGAAATGGTCGTACACAGGAGCGACTGGTGGTGTCGAGTCAACCTCAAAAAGCTGGACCTTTTGGAACCGTCAAAAGTTTGAGAACTAACCCTCCTGTTGTGCCTGATGAATCGGTGAACCCAAGATTAGCAAAGCTTTTGGCAGAGATTGCAGTTGGCAAAGAGGTCATAGTTGCACTTGCCAATTCAAATGTGAAATCCATGTTGGAGGTTTGGTTCAACAGTATTCAAAAAGTGGGTATTCCCAATTATCTGGTTGTGGCGTTGGATGACGCTATAGTGGATTTCTGCAAGGAAAATGATGTTCCAGTTTATAAAAGAGACCCTGATGAGAATGTTGATTTTATTGGAAAAAGTGGAGGCAACCATGCTGTCTCAGGGTTAAAGTTTCGAATTTTGAGGGAGTTTTTGCAGCTTGGTTATGGTGTCCTCCTTTCTGATGTTGATATTGTGTATTTGCAAAATCCTTTTGATCATTTATACCGGGATTCAGATGTCGAATCAATGTCAGATGGTCACAATAATATGACAGCTTATGGTTATAATGATGTTTTTGATGAACCTTCAATGGGTTGGGCTCGATATGCACATACAATGAGGATATGGGTTTATAATTCTGGTTTCTTTTATATTCGACCAACAATTCCTTCAATCGAGCTCTTAGATCGAGTTGCTGATCGGCTTACTAAGCAGCCAAATTCCTGGGACCAGGCAGTTTTCAATGAAGAGCTGGCTTTTCCATCACATCCTGGGTACGTTGGCCTTTATGCTTCCAGGAGAACAATGGATATCTATCTGTTCATGAATAGCAAGGTCCTATTCAAGACTGTAAGAAAAGATGCTAATCTGAAGAAGTTGAAACCAGTCATAGTTCATGTAAACTATCACCCGGACAAGTTTCCTAGAATGAAAGCAGTTGTTGAGTACTATGTCAACGGCAAGCAAGATGCTCTGGATGCATTCCCAGATGGTTCAGTATAGTAGCAGCCTGCTAAAATGGACCTTTGATTGAGATCTAGGCCAGTGATATTCTCTGTCTTGCTTTTTGTCTTTTCATACAGGTAGGCTCAGTTGATTACCCCTTTTGGATCAATGTGTAATACCAACCTCTTTTTTTGAGTACTCGATGTGTAATACCAACTTCTTATCAACTACATTCAGAACTTGTATCTTTTTCACCACAGTAGTAGTTTTATTCGAAAATTTTGCTGGATTGGTTCCTTTCATATTTAGTGGCTTGCTAATATGTAGCTTTTATATGATGTGCTTTGGTTCATCTTGTCTCTTGAGTGGCTACTGAAGCACAACAGGATTCTAGTAGCAAGGGCATTAAAGTAAAGGCTTTGTTTGCAAAAAGAAATGATCACCCTACAAGCCTATTTGTAGATCAAATGACCATTAGATGGATTAGTTACCTTCCTCATTTGAAACCGTATAGCTATTATTTGAAATTGTTCTTTTTATGATGCTTGTAGACATGTTAGATGACTATTATTTAGTTTAGGTATTGAGGCATCTTGACTTCTTTTAGCACTAGAGTTTGTGATGCAGCTTCAACCCTGTTGTGGTATCCTTTGACAAACTGGTATTGTCCCTTGCTGTTTGGCATGAAACTTCATGGATTTGTTTGAGCAATAGTTACAAATTACTTGGCCGATGTTTGTAAAGGTTATTTCCCGATTTGGTACTTCAATGTAGAACTTATATATGCATGTATTACCATTAAAAGCATGGTTTTAAATGGTCAAACATGTTTGGTACTCCGTGTTTTAGTGCAATTGACCAGACAGCCAAACGTTGTTCTATTGTCCACatttcaattattatttcataaggatatatatatatatatatatatatatatatatatataacgaaAGCTTTTAATGAAGTGTGGTTTAGGGTGTCGTTCCTGAGTAAGTTTAGTGTTTGGTACTTTAATGCTTTTTGGTGTTGTTAATATTGCATATtatgtattactattatttatgCCACTCACATCATGATATTGCTAATCGATGGCCATGTCTATATTATGCCCAAAATTCCCATACGGACCTTAGTCACACAGCGAAAAAAGGCCAAGTGGAAGGGGGGCAGTCAGCTGGCTGCTTCTTTGCCATGTGCTTTGCTTCACTTTATTTTATAGAAGAAAGAGACCAAATGGGAGTGAAAGGCAAGGGCAAATTATAGAAAGGATAGACCCTCGcaaactactactactactagaAATTGGTGAGACCATTAGTGAAGGATGACTAGGATATTTCTTCTTTGTGAAGACTATTTTAGTTAGTTTGTTTTGACCTTTAAGTTACTTGACCATAACTGGCTATAATCAAATATGAACAAAGTGTATAGTAATTTCTCATTTCCCCATTCATATATGTTTATGAAGGGACAAAATGCATTCATTTTCACTTGAATAGATTTTCCAACTAATTCAAGATAATGTCTTAACATATGCATCTTAGTTTGGTAGATTGACATTTTTCTGGACAGAGAAATATGCAGTATTGAGATTTGAGAGCATCGTTTCATTACAATACTAGAAAAAAGGAGACGCCCAATACAGATGTCAATATGAGGCCTGTTTTCCGAATATGTAATACATGTTTCTAAGTTAACATTAGAAGAAAAATAGTTAAGATGCAATTCTTAACTTTATAACTTAGTTGCTGTAACAGAATGTCTTGGAGTGAAATAAGACTGGATAAAGCAGAATGGATACTGTAGTAGTTCATTCATATAGCTAATCTGAGATTGATATATACTCGGGTGATTCAACAGTAGTCTCTTCATATGGAATTTTAGGAGTGGAGCTGCCACTGGCATCATCACTACTATTGCCATCTATTTCGTCCTCGGTTTCACTCTCAGTCCTATCTTTGTCCATGACCTTGTCATCAACAGTATCAACATCGCCGTCTTTTTTATCCTCAAGGGGTTTAAAAATCACCTGAAGACGAGATCCATCTTGGAGCCCGTATTCAGTGAGGGTTTTTTGATCGTCATTCATCATGAGATGATCATCACCTATGTCGAGTAGCAGGATGAGCCGATCAGCTGGAACATTTTCTTGATTGTGTATTGCTATCTTCAAATCTAGTACAGTTGCATTGTCGCCTACTTGGATGTGAAACATTATCCCCATCATAATCTCGACTACCACCTGCAttttttctcttgtttgtgtTGATTGcttcttttttgtgtgtgttgagTGCTTGTTCTGAGGCAGATTTTCATGGATTATAAAGAAGGTTTTCACAAGAACTGCATTCTTGACAGTCTTACTATTTGCATTGTCTGAAAAATAGCATACTTGTgagaactcaactcatgcaggTTAAAGCAGGAGCATTTCATCTTCTTCATGTTTTCACTGTTGGATTGGTCACTATAGTTATATAACTGTGCATGAATATTGACCAGAAACCATATCACAAATATCAAATGAGGTTATGGCAGACAGTCATTTTGTTGCAGTTGGCTGCAAAATGACTACCGTGAATGAATTTATGCAGTGGAAACTTAGATCAAAATGTGATTTCAACACGTAATTGGGAAAATGTTGATATTAGGAGTCCAAAAACTCTGGGAAATCCAGCCGCTAATGTCACCAGCCACACGTCAAGTGTCTTAGCAATTGTCATTACAGTCaaaaaaaacacaatttaatCTTGGTATTTGGGTTCCATATATCTTGCTTTGTCCACATTTTTAATGGATGGTGGTTAAACTTTTCAATTGCCATCAGTAGCTCAGATAACATAGTGTTACAAAAACAAACTTTAATCAAAAACAAATTAAGCTGATGAATCAATGGTGCACTATCGCGACAGAAGTTACTATATGTACCAAAACATCTCGTGCAGTTCAAAGGCCACAACAATGGGTTGACAATGTCTGTTACAAATTGACTCGAAACTCTACAGTGATGAAGTATGTGAGCCGCAGCCTGTTGGACACTTGGAAGACATATTCAACCTGTAAAGATAGTTTCTTCCAGACAGAGATAGACATCCACCTCCATTTCACTGCAAATCACCTGCTGACATATCACCAGAAAGTATATGATCTGACACAGGATGACACTTTTCCAAGCCTAGTTAGGCTACAACTTCACTCCACTAAAGCATATAGGAGTATCAGCTCAGAACAGAACAGTTTTCTTGAAGAACAGTTGCTGTGAGACGATCAACTAAAAAATGATTTCGCTCTtaaaaagattatatatatttaactaGAAATGCTGAAAGATGCAGAATCTATGCAATGGGAACTATATTGCCTGAGCAATAGTGTGTTCCTGACCATGAAGAGTAAAAATTATGTCCTGAGAACATCACACTTTCTGCTGCCTTTTCTCTTCATTCTGCATCATTGTCCTCCATTTTGATTTTCCCTATTTGGATCTTGAAGTACCCAGAGACAGATTTAAGTAGCTAGTCAACCAAAATATAATGCTCCATGGATGAGAATTGCTCAAGTATCATATGAATAAATCTCCTGTGAATATCAACAAGATATTGTTGTCTTCATGAAATATTTTGGTGCTAGAGACAATTTTGAGTGCAACATAACCCCACCCAATCTTCAGTCTATATCCATTAAAGTTTTAGGGTTGCCTGAATAACAAAAGTAAGTCCGGCACCCAATTTAGACCCACCTTCTCGTTGTTGGTTAAACTGCACTAATAGGAGCAGGAAAAGATCCCATCATTCCTTTCATAGAGACGGGGCTGATAGACCTTCAAGTTTCATCATGCAATAGTACTTGGAATGAGCAATAACTCCAGCCTTAGTACACAGATCAACAACAGCAGGAGCATGCCCATAATAGTCCCGTCCGTCATCCAGAAGTAATGGAGGATCCTGGGGTCGGCGGTACCATACTGTTTTTGGAGGAACCAAATGATCCACTTCTGCCTTCTTCCAATAGTGACTTCCTCGCCAACTTTCAAACTTAAATATGCCACAAAGACGAGCCTTATGTCCAGAAGGTCCTATATGAACTTCTGAGCAATGTTCACAGACCTTTGCTGGATAAACTAACAATAGCCTCTGAACTCCAGATCTAAGTGCTTCCCATGCcttcaaggtttctcttcccaacaacatcaaatcatcatcagaCAAAGAGTCAACTTGAAAAGGAACACTTGAGGGCAAACTACTTCCACATACAATTTCTTCACTTGGAACTGCCCCTGCCTGCAAGCACAGTTCCACAACTGCTGGAATGCGATCATAATCAAATCTTTCTTGGTGATTGATTACATTCTGAAACATAGTTCGCAAATGAAACGCCTCTACTGGGACTAGAATATCATTCAAGCTACCTCTAATCCACTCATGAGCCTGGTTCTTACCACGCCGACGGTAACCATGACAAGTTCGTATCAGATGACCATTCTCACCAATATATACTTCTGGACAGTATCTGCAACAAAATAACCCTTTTGGAGGTTAGAAAAAAGTCTCTGCCAGGTACCGCCTCTCTTTCAGTAccattgaaagaagaaaatagtgtGCCAAATACAATTGTATCTGGTGATGGGTTCTTATAACTAGAAGTTGCACCTAAAGATGCCAAAAGGAGCCAAGTCCAATAAAAGCATTTACACAATAGATGATCCAACTGCTAAATAAATTCTAATTCTTGAAGTTATTAGAGCAATATTCAACAATGCCTCAATTTCCAAAGATAATATTGTCAATTTCCAAAGCTAATATTCTTTTTTTGCTTTTATAATTCTTGCCATCTTGTTGTCTTGCATTTACTCCGCTCTCTTTGTGCTGTCTTGCACTTACTCTTGTACTTATTTAAAGGCTGAAATGCCCCCTCTCCAAATACTCTTCCAGTGATGATGGTAGCCCGTAACCCCAACTTGTATTCCTTTCTTGTAAGCACTGTTTACTGTGAAGTTACCATCCTTGCTATTtggattaatattttttgacaATAAGTTACTGTTGTCATGACTCATGACTCATGTATttgtaataattattttaaatagtcTAGTTATGTTTTTTCCCTATTATGTAGGCCCGTAAGGACCCAAGGCATCTCCAAAACCCAACCCATTAAAAGCCCTGTAATCTTGCAATCAGTTATATATtgaccaaaaatatttatttttttgagaataaaatatattttgacaaaaaataaGAGCAGAAAATGCTGCTATTAAGGCTAATAAATATATAGTTAATTCTTTTGACCAAACTTAACAGCAGATAtaattcttaatctttttgagatactaataataattttttcaacaGATTCTTCATTAATGTGTATGTTGCTACCTCTTCAGATTGTATAAATACATGTATAACATAAAGCTTTTatcatagagaaaaaaatacgCATACACTTGCTTCAAAACTTGTGATGGCAAAGGCTACATTGACTTTCCTTGTTTCGTTTTGCTTAGTTTTATGTAATTTCAGCCAAATGGTGAAATCTTTAGAGGTTGAAAAACAGAATCATTTGTATGATAAATCGGAATGTGCAACTGGTGAAGACTGTGTGGCCTATTGTAGAGATCATTTTCATTATGAAAGTTGTGGATGTGATGTCAGGAAACATTGTTGTTGCATTGCTTCCCTACCACCACCTAATGTTTATGTATAATAATTCACTTTGAATGATTCTTATTTATGATAAAGAAAGAATGCTTACATAAGCTCTGCTAATGAGTTTTTACTTCTTCACTGTAtttcttattatatatatagtatggaTGTTTTCAATCAAAAAACACCTCtcaattgtattataaatattaattataataacaattatgaGTATATCTAAACCCCCAAGAGAAATTGTTAGAcggatatatattatttatacatgttCCCACTATGGAATTCTCAGATAAACCCCAATTTGAGTATCTCTTTTGTTGTATTAAGCTCTTAATCACACAATaacacataaaagaaaattaCCATAGATCTAAATTCAATAAAGATAACAACTTTAACACCAATCTCTGCCCAAAacttgttaatttttttatcaaaaaaaaattaaataagaggAAGAGGGGACGAAATTACTTGCATGCCCAAGTTGGGAAACGTTGCATTAAGGCGGAAACGCCATGGTAGAGGATTGTTCGAGCCTTAAAGACGTCTTCAGCAACAGGAATCATGGAATTTACTGGATAATCTTTCGCCCGATTCTCAATCCTTTTCAGAATCATTGGCCTTAGCTTCCTAAAATCTACTTTTGGTTTCGAACAGTAGAATCGGTAGTACTCCATCGTTACTTTGTAAATCATCTTCGTTTGCTGCCAGAGCTGGTGATTTCTCAAAGCCATCGCAGCTCCGAGCTCGACATCGGAGAGAACAAGAAGAAGGGACTTACTGACATACCTTAGCTTATGTGGGCTTGTATGAGTAAAGAGGCCCAACCGTGGATAGTGGGTCAATGAATTATGTGAGAGTCCAGTGGGAGAAATTGAATATTACCCACCTTTTGGATCTTCACATATATACCAGAGCAAATTTACTGTTTATTttctttggaaaaattacttatttacataaataatttaaacaatcttaataaaatagaaaatattttattttttaaatattttcgaATTGAAGCGTTAATAtattcattgattttaaagttaatgagaaaaaatGGTCAATAATAACTCCatcaatgatattttgaagatattttatgatttgAAGCAATGTAGTAAATTTTTGTGTCTTATGCCATTACGATTATTGTATCTAACTTTAAAGTCTATGATTATATTAGCATGTGCTTATCCTTATTCAATTCAAAATTActgagaaataaaatatttcttattttatcaaGACTTTTTAAATTGTTATCTAGATGAAAATTAACGATAGATTACTATGATCTTATATGTATGAAAATTAATGATATGTTACCATACTTTTATTAGAAAAAGAGTGTgttttaaaaatgaaagaaagaataTGTTTATCAcaacaaaagaaataatatgtttatcaggaattttttttttactcaagTAATATTAGAGATATTTTTGGACAAGTATTAACGACATATGCGTTTTAGACCGAAATATTGAtagcaaaaatattttaaagacaaactataacaaataatatttctatttaatttcatattattttcaccatttttcttcttttagaaAGAGCAGGTACACTATAGACTTTGCTTTGCTGAAAGACATTTCAGAATTTGAaagtactttatttttttttgtattaaaaaaagGCAGAAGGGTAAAAAATACCcctcaatttttatttaatagctATTTTTATCTTTCGTTATGCTATGTGGTCAATTATATCCCCGTCGTCTACAAATTTGTCATCCTACGCTCCAAACTAATGATTTCCCCAATTTCAACTCAAATTACCCATTTAAAATCGATCCTTTTTTTAATCTGATTGACACATAGTATAGCATAGGATAAATACATACGTGTAGTTGGGTCGTCTTTCCTTTTCTAGtttacataatataaaaaaaaaaactacataaTTAGACGTACTTCACtaccatatatattattattacatATACCTT
This region of Solanum dulcamara chromosome 9, daSolDulc1.2, whole genome shotgun sequence genomic DNA includes:
- the LOC129903140 gene encoding arabinosyltransferase RRA3-like — translated: MAGRREKYGQSIRGSRIAGAIAIGVFLGCVFAFLYPNGFFSPDPRSQSRPLSKSNLQVDSSNCESTEGVNMMKSENRKLAEKNAELQKQVRELNQKLQVAQQGNGRTQERLVVSSQPQKAGPFGTVKSLRTNPPVVPDESVNPRLAKLLAEIAVGKEVIVALANSNVKSMLEVWFNSIQKVGIPNYLVVALDDAIVDFCKENDVPVYKRDPDENVDFIGKSGGNHAVSGLKFRILREFLQLGYGVLLSDVDIVYLQNPFDHLYRDSDVESMSDGHNNMTAYGYNDVFDEPSMGWARYAHTMRIWVYNSGFFYIRPTIPSIELLDRVADRLTKQPNSWDQAVFNEELAFPSHPGYVGLYASRRTMDIYLFMNSKVLFKTVRKDANLKKLKPVIVHVNYHPDKFPRMKAVVEYYVNGKQDALDAFPDGSV
- the LOC129902386 gene encoding APO protein 4, mitochondrial — translated: PTGLSHNSLTHYPRLGLFTHTSPHKLRYVSKSLLLVLSDVELGAAMALRNHQLWQQTKMIYKVTMEYYRFYCSKPKVDFRKLRPMILKRIENRAKDYPVNSMIPVAEDVFKARTILYHGVSALMQRFPTWACKYCPEVYIGENGHLIRTCHGYRRRGKNQAHEWIRGSLNDILVPVEAFHLRTMFQNVINHQERFDYDRIPAVVELCLQAGAVPSEEIVCGSSLPSSVPFQVDSLSDDDLMLLGRETLKAWEALRSGVQRLLLVYPAKVCEHCSEVHIGPSGHKARLCGIFKFESWRGSHYWKKAEVDHLVPPKTVWYRRPQDPPLLLDDGRDYYGHAPAVVDLCTKAGVIAHSKYYCMMKLEGLSAPSL